The Agrobacterium vitis genome has a segment encoding these proteins:
- a CDS encoding putative bifunctional diguanylate cyclase/phosphodiesterase produces MTRSVEQRFLALVAGTVFVCVVPLFLLFLWLSSQRAETDQQNSIAVLLAANAQALAKPLWDFDAESVRQISAALVSGGEVIRVEVSDPTGNIHIDMPQTFVPAKTFSSLSQTIIYQHQDGPKTVGTITLSFQKHGLFASIRRTEGVFIAIFILSMLVVILAAIVGNRMMVMRPLTQLTAAIEATRRLGSRRSVDWHSNDEMGRLAQSFNAMQSKLQQEEIELKQAHRLATDIYHATPAMLFSVDADDRITGISDYWTSVTGYHREDIIGLSFESLITIEARQAYRQVKQSGEAGLQQQYTTKFVCADGRIMDVLVVESGNATPMAQSNLSLSVMTDITALKQSEARNRRQAMTDHLTGLLNRQGFENELDVQIEATDRQGGSLACLFVDLDRFKWINDNLGHHAGDTTLKILVDMIVHLLPENSVAARIGGDEFAILLRANDCETAARAVANDICGIFETPFIVKGTATRLSASIGIALYPQHAETATELLQKADMAMYNRKRDGKNGFQIFDDSIGNTTRRRAEIEQMIEQALRNDWLDAFLQPIIDLQSGKTVGYEALMRLRHPVHGIMAPTEIISLAEETGTIHDIGKQVFDKALDHFTRLSALSGDTTSYLALNVSPTQIDASLLVWLASAVHLFNIDPSRIIIEITEATLLHDSPHIQTVLQKIGDFGCRIALDDFGTGYSSLSYLSRFPVNIIKIDQSFIRSMTGDTLDLRERSRMLIEGIAAISHKMKCTVVAEGIETKEQWRTLQAIGVDYGQGYLFDRPLSFEDLQARFGDNSATSPKSTPIARIGQRTTG; encoded by the coding sequence ATGACCCGGTCCGTGGAACAGCGTTTCCTTGCGCTGGTGGCTGGAACAGTGTTCGTCTGTGTGGTGCCGCTGTTTCTGCTGTTTCTCTGGCTGTCGTCACAACGGGCCGAAACCGATCAGCAAAATAGTATAGCTGTCCTGTTGGCTGCCAATGCCCAGGCACTCGCCAAGCCACTTTGGGATTTCGATGCTGAGAGTGTACGCCAGATCAGTGCAGCGCTGGTCTCCGGTGGCGAGGTCATCAGGGTCGAAGTTTCCGACCCGACCGGCAATATCCACATTGACATGCCGCAAACATTTGTCCCTGCAAAGACATTTTCCTCCCTATCGCAAACCATCATCTACCAGCATCAGGACGGACCGAAAACCGTTGGCACCATTACGCTTTCCTTTCAAAAGCATGGCCTGTTTGCCAGCATTCGCCGGACCGAAGGCGTGTTTATCGCCATCTTCATCCTGTCCATGCTGGTGGTGATTCTGGCCGCCATCGTCGGCAACCGGATGATGGTCATGAGACCGCTGACGCAGTTGACCGCCGCCATCGAAGCCACGCGACGTCTGGGTTCGCGACGTTCGGTAGACTGGCATTCAAACGATGAAATGGGCCGGCTGGCGCAGAGCTTCAACGCCATGCAATCCAAGCTTCAGCAGGAAGAAATCGAGCTAAAACAGGCGCACCGGCTGGCAACCGACATCTATCATGCGACGCCCGCCATGCTGTTTTCTGTCGATGCCGATGACCGGATTACCGGCATCAGCGACTACTGGACATCGGTGACAGGCTATCACCGCGAAGATATCATCGGTCTCAGTTTTGAAAGCCTGATCACAATTGAGGCCCGTCAGGCCTACCGCCAAGTCAAACAGAGTGGTGAGGCTGGCCTGCAACAGCAATATACCACCAAATTCGTCTGTGCCGATGGACGGATCATGGATGTCCTGGTCGTCGAATCCGGCAATGCCACACCGATGGCGCAGTCCAACCTTTCGCTGAGCGTCATGACTGACATCACCGCCCTCAAACAATCGGAGGCACGCAACCGGCGCCAGGCAATGACCGATCATCTGACCGGGCTTCTCAATCGTCAAGGTTTCGAGAACGAACTGGATGTGCAGATCGAGGCAACCGACCGCCAGGGCGGTTCCCTTGCCTGCCTGTTTGTCGATCTCGACCGGTTCAAATGGATCAATGACAATCTCGGCCATCATGCCGGCGACACGACCCTGAAAATTCTGGTGGACATGATCGTCCACCTCCTGCCGGAAAACTCGGTGGCCGCCCGCATTGGCGGCGACGAATTCGCCATCCTGCTGCGTGCCAACGATTGCGAAACAGCCGCCCGCGCCGTGGCCAACGATATTTGCGGAATTTTCGAAACCCCCTTCATCGTCAAGGGGACCGCCACAAGACTGAGCGCCAGCATCGGGATCGCGCTGTATCCGCAACACGCCGAGACAGCGACAGAACTGCTGCAAAAGGCCGACATGGCCATGTATAATCGCAAGCGCGACGGAAAGAACGGTTTCCAGATCTTCGACGACAGCATTGGCAATACCACCCGCCGTCGCGCCGAGATCGAGCAGATGATCGAGCAGGCATTGCGCAATGACTGGCTCGATGCCTTCTTGCAGCCGATCATCGACCTGCAAAGCGGCAAGACGGTCGGCTACGAGGCCTTGATGCGCCTGCGCCACCCCGTCCACGGCATCATGGCGCCGACCGAAATCATCAGTCTGGCCGAGGAAACCGGTACCATTCACGATATCGGCAAGCAGGTTTTCGATAAGGCTCTCGATCACTTCACGCGGCTTTCCGCCCTCAGTGGCGACACCACCTCCTATCTGGCGCTAAATGTTTCACCCACGCAGATCGATGCCAGCCTGCTGGTCTGGCTGGCCAGCGCGGTGCATCTTTTCAACATCGACCCATCGCGGATCATCATCGAGATCACCGAGGCGACGTTGCTGCACGACAGCCCGCATATCCAGACCGTCCTCCAAAAAATCGGCGATTTTGGCTGCCGCATTGCGCTGGACGATTTCGGCACCGGATATTCCTCGCTCAGCTATCTCAGCCGCTTCCCGGTCAATATCATCAAGATCGACCAGTCCTTCATCCGCTCCATGACCGGCGACACCCTGGATCTGCGCGAGCGCAGCCGCATGTTGATCGAAGGCATTGCCGCTATTTCGCACAAGATGAAATGCACCGTGGTGGCCGAGGGCATCGAGACCAAGGAACAATGGCGGACGCTACAGGCAATCGGTGTAGATTACGGCCAAGGCTATCTGTTCGATCGTCCATTGTCCTTCGAAGATCTGCAAGCCCGGTTCGGAGACAATAGCGCGACGTCGCCGAAATCCACGCCCATTGCCAGGATTGGACAGCGGACAACGGGGTAG
- a CDS encoding 50S ribosomal protein L25/general stress protein Ctc codes for MSHASYELKAETRERVGKGSSRELRRNGLIPAVIYGDKQAPIAITLNTNEVTKRIHAGGFMTTVATIEVNGEKIRVLPKDYQLDPVRDFTMHIDFLRVSANSQVTVAVPVRFVNEDKSAVKTGAVLNIVRHDVELQVPANNIPEALTFDLEGLKIGDSVHISAVKLPSGVTPVITDRDFTIATLVAPDVDVADEEEATEE; via the coding sequence ATGAGCCACGCATCTTACGAGCTCAAGGCCGAAACGCGCGAACGGGTTGGTAAGGGGTCCTCCCGTGAACTTCGCCGCAACGGTCTCATTCCCGCTGTCATCTATGGTGACAAGCAGGCTCCCATTGCCATCACCCTGAACACCAATGAAGTCACCAAGCGTATTCACGCTGGCGGTTTCATGACCACGGTGGCGACCATTGAAGTCAACGGCGAAAAGATCCGCGTCCTGCCCAAGGACTACCAGCTGGATCCAGTCCGCGACTTCACCATGCATATCGACTTCCTGCGCGTTTCGGCAAACAGCCAGGTCACGGTTGCCGTGCCTGTCCGTTTCGTCAATGAAGACAAGTCCGCCGTCAAGACCGGCGCTGTCCTCAACATCGTGCGCCACGATGTCGAGTTGCAGGTTCCGGCCAACAACATTCCGGAAGCCCTCACCTTCGATCTGGAAGGCCTGAAGATCGGCGACAGCGTGCATATCTCTGCCGTGAAGCTGCCTTCTGGTGTGACCCCTGTGATCACCGACCGCGACTTCACGATTGCAACTCTCGTTGCTCCAGACGTTGACGTTGCCGACGAAGAAGAAGCAACCGAAGAATAA
- a CDS encoding class I SAM-dependent DNA methyltransferase: MSSIIADSVIDLYQENAVAWTKLRGRDLVERSWLDIFLSTMTRDGSDVIDIGCGSGEPIARYLIDNGCRVTGVDGAAALIEVAKTNFFDHLWITADMRNLPSLGKFHGLIAWHSLFHLKPEDQRPMFATFSHLALPGAVMLFTSGTTYGEAIGTFEGKPLYHGSLDRAEYEELLHPNGFEVVQYVENDLSCGGATIWLARKRPTKRP, translated from the coding sequence ATGTCCTCAATTATTGCAGATAGCGTTATCGACCTCTATCAGGAAAACGCCGTCGCTTGGACAAAACTGCGCGGACGAGACTTAGTCGAGCGTTCTTGGCTTGATATCTTCCTATCCACTATGACGCGGGACGGATCGGACGTCATTGACATCGGTTGTGGATCAGGTGAACCAATAGCGCGCTATCTGATTGATAACGGCTGCCGTGTCACTGGCGTGGATGGTGCTGCTGCGTTGATCGAAGTCGCGAAGACGAATTTCTTTGATCATCTATGGATTACTGCTGACATGCGTAACCTGCCCTCGCTAGGCAAGTTTCATGGTCTTATTGCCTGGCACAGTCTATTTCACCTGAAACCAGAAGATCAGCGTCCAATGTTCGCTACGTTCAGTCATCTCGCTCTTCCGGGTGCCGTTATGCTATTTACCAGTGGTACAACATATGGCGAGGCGATTGGCACCTTTGAAGGCAAGCCTTTGTATCACGGGAGTTTGGATCGCGCCGAGTATGAAGAGTTGTTGCACCCTAACGGCTTCGAAGTTGTACAGTATGTCGAGAACGATCTTTCATGCGGCGGTGCGACGATCTGGCTTGCACGAAAACGCCCCACCAAACGACCTTGA
- a CDS encoding substrate-binding periplasmic protein, whose protein sequence is MGCRRSAFRLAVLSSMVFMTATAMAQDSIVFTTEDYPPYNFRENGVDKGVGYEQVEMIMKGLSIPYTIEMMPWARAIAMAETEPMTCVFTAAHIPEREGRFKWVEPLAIDRNIIMSRKGSGIQVHNVEEARKYIVGTQRDDYTQALLERHDFPRIDLAANLDLTIKKLESGRIDLMPVSEKFYHKLVDEGHPLEQQFVLTEQKFAIACNKSMPDALMARMQDGLDRLIADGTQARLSREYGLLQPQ, encoded by the coding sequence ATGGGCTGTCGAAGAAGTGCATTCCGCCTTGCTGTCCTGTCCTCCATGGTGTTCATGACCGCCACAGCCATGGCGCAAGACAGCATCGTCTTTACCACGGAAGATTACCCACCTTACAATTTCAGGGAAAACGGGGTGGACAAGGGCGTCGGCTACGAACAGGTCGAAATGATCATGAAGGGTCTGTCGATCCCTTATACCATCGAGATGATGCCCTGGGCCCGCGCCATCGCGATGGCCGAAACCGAACCGATGACCTGCGTGTTTACCGCAGCCCATATCCCCGAGCGCGAAGGCCGCTTCAAATGGGTCGAGCCGCTGGCCATCGATCGCAATATCATCATGAGCCGCAAGGGCTCCGGCATTCAGGTGCACAATGTCGAAGAAGCCCGTAAGTATATTGTCGGCACCCAGCGCGACGACTACACTCAGGCCCTTCTGGAACGGCATGATTTTCCCAGGATCGACCTCGCCGCCAACCTCGATCTGACCATCAAGAAGCTGGAAAGCGGCCGGATCGACCTTATGCCGGTCTCGGAAAAATTCTATCACAAGCTGGTGGACGAAGGACATCCTCTGGAACAGCAATTCGTGCTGACCGAGCAGAAATTCGCCATTGCCTGCAATAAATCCATGCCTGATGCCCTGATGGCGCGCATGCAGGACGGGCTCGATCGTCTGATTGCCGACGGCACGCAAGCCAGGCTTTCGCGAGAATATGGCCTGTTGCAGCCTCAATAG
- a CDS encoding M24 family metallopeptidase, whose amino-acid sequence MTLHFSTAEYAARLDRLTDRMREQKLDAMLLFAQESMYWLTGYDTFGYCFFQTLVVKADGSMTLLTRSADLRQARQTSTIDNILIWVDRTNADPTSDLKDLLNDLDLLGCRLGIEYDTHGMTGRVARLLDNQLLSFGELIDASMLVSELRLIKSPEEIAYVEKAASLADDALDAALPLISAGGDEAAILAAMQGAVFAGGGDYPANEFIIGSGQDALLCRYKAGRRTLSANDQLTLEWAGASAHYHAAMMRTVLVGEPSPRHRELYAACREAIQEIETVLRPGHTFGDVFETHARVLDERGLTRHRLNACGYSLGARFSPSWMEHQMFHIGNPQQILPNMSLFIHMIIMDSERETAMTLGHTYLTTEGAPRALSRHPLDLIVKA is encoded by the coding sequence ATGACATTGCATTTTTCAACTGCCGAATACGCCGCCCGGCTGGACCGCCTGACCGACAGGATGCGCGAACAGAAGCTGGATGCCATGCTGCTGTTTGCCCAGGAAAGCATGTATTGGCTGACCGGCTATGACACGTTTGGCTATTGCTTCTTCCAGACACTGGTGGTCAAGGCCGATGGCTCGATGACGCTTCTGACCCGTTCGGCGGATCTGCGCCAGGCCCGCCAGACCTCAACCATCGATAATATCCTGATCTGGGTTGACCGTACCAACGCCGATCCGACCAGCGACCTGAAGGATCTGCTCAACGACCTCGACCTGCTCGGCTGCCGGCTGGGCATCGAATACGACACCCATGGCATGACCGGACGGGTCGCTCGGCTGCTGGACAATCAATTGCTGAGCTTCGGTGAATTGATCGACGCGTCGATGCTGGTCAGCGAATTGCGGCTGATCAAGAGTCCAGAAGAAATCGCTTATGTCGAAAAGGCCGCCAGCCTTGCCGATGACGCGCTGGATGCCGCCCTGCCGCTGATTTCAGCCGGGGGCGATGAAGCTGCCATTCTCGCTGCCATGCAGGGTGCGGTTTTTGCAGGTGGCGGTGATTATCCGGCTAATGAATTCATTATCGGCTCCGGCCAGGATGCGCTGCTGTGCCGCTACAAGGCAGGCCGCCGGACGCTGTCGGCCAATGACCAGCTGACACTGGAATGGGCCGGTGCTTCCGCCCATTACCATGCGGCGATGATGCGCACCGTGCTGGTCGGCGAACCATCGCCTCGCCACCGCGAGCTTTATGCCGCCTGCCGGGAGGCGATCCAGGAAATCGAAACCGTGCTGCGGCCCGGCCATACATTCGGCGATGTATTCGAGACCCATGCCAGAGTTCTTGACGAACGAGGCCTGACCCGCCACCGGCTGAATGCCTGCGGTTATTCGCTGGGTGCCCGCTTCTCCCCGTCCTGGATGGAGCACCAGATGTTCCACATCGGCAATCCGCAGCAAATCCTGCCCAATATGTCGCTGTTCATCCACATGATCATCATGGATTCCGAACGCGAGACCGCGATGACGCTCGGCCACACTTATCTCACCACCGAAGGGGCGCCACGCGCGCTGTCGCGTCATCCGCTGGATCTGATCGTCAAGGCGTGA
- the adh gene encoding aldehyde dehydrogenase, giving the protein MNIQVQTTASTPFKLKYGNFIGGDWREPVGGRYFENTTPVTGGKLCDIARSDERDINLALDAAHAAKDKWGKTPVAERANMLNRIADRMESNLELLARAETWDNGKPLRETMAADIPLAVDHFRYFAACVRAQEGSIGEIDHDTVAYHFHEPLGVVGQIIPWNFPILMAAWKLAPALAAGNCVVLKPAEQTPASILVWAELIGDILPPGVLNIVNGFGLEAGKPLASSPRIAKIAFTGETSTGRLIMQYASQNLIPVTLELGGKSPNIFFEDVLREDDDYLDKALEGFAMFALNQGEVCTCPSRALVHEKIYDRFMEKAIKRVEAIVQGDPLDMGTMIGAQASSEQLEKILSYMDIGRQEGAEILTGGHRNTLSGDLAGGYYVKPTVFKGHNKMRVFQEEIFGPVVSVTTFKDEAEALEIANDTLYGLGAGVWSRDANTCYRFGRNIQAGRVWTNCYHAYPAHAAFGGYKQSGIGRETHKMMLDHYQQTKNMLVSYSPKALGFF; this is encoded by the coding sequence ATGAACATTCAGGTTCAAACCACGGCAAGCACCCCGTTCAAGCTTAAATACGGCAACTTCATCGGTGGCGACTGGCGTGAGCCGGTGGGCGGCCGGTATTTTGAAAACACCACGCCGGTCACCGGCGGCAAGCTGTGCGATATCGCCCGCTCCGACGAGCGCGACATCAATCTGGCGCTGGACGCCGCCCATGCTGCCAAGGACAAATGGGGCAAGACCCCCGTTGCCGAGCGCGCCAATATGCTCAACCGAATTGCCGACCGGATGGAAAGCAATCTGGAGCTCCTGGCCCGAGCCGAAACCTGGGACAATGGCAAGCCGCTGCGTGAAACCATGGCTGCCGATATTCCGCTGGCCGTCGATCATTTCCGCTATTTTGCCGCCTGCGTGCGCGCCCAGGAAGGCTCGATTGGCGAAATCGACCACGATACGGTCGCCTATCACTTCCACGAGCCGCTTGGCGTCGTCGGCCAGATCATTCCCTGGAATTTCCCGATCCTGATGGCCGCCTGGAAGCTGGCGCCCGCTCTTGCCGCTGGCAATTGCGTCGTGCTGAAGCCTGCCGAGCAGACCCCGGCGTCGATTCTCGTCTGGGCTGAGTTGATCGGCGACATCCTGCCGCCCGGCGTGCTCAATATCGTCAACGGCTTTGGCCTGGAAGCTGGCAAGCCGCTGGCATCCAGTCCGCGCATCGCCAAGATCGCCTTTACCGGCGAGACCTCGACGGGCCGGCTGATCATGCAATATGCCAGCCAGAACCTCATTCCGGTGACGCTGGAACTGGGCGGAAAATCGCCGAATATCTTCTTCGAGGACGTGCTGCGCGAAGATGACGATTATCTCGACAAGGCTCTGGAAGGCTTTGCGATGTTTGCTCTTAACCAGGGCGAAGTCTGCACCTGCCCAAGCCGGGCGCTCGTCCATGAAAAGATTTATGACCGTTTCATGGAAAAAGCCATCAAGCGCGTCGAGGCCATCGTTCAGGGCGATCCGCTGGATATGGGCACGATGATCGGGGCGCAGGCCTCCAGTGAACAGCTCGAAAAGATCCTGTCCTATATGGATATCGGTCGCCAGGAAGGCGCCGAAATCCTGACCGGCGGCCATCGCAATACCCTGTCCGGTGATCTCGCGGGCGGCTATTACGTCAAGCCGACCGTGTTCAAGGGCCATAACAAGATGCGGGTATTCCAGGAGGAAATCTTCGGCCCGGTCGTTTCCGTTACCACTTTCAAGGACGAGGCCGAGGCGCTGGAAATCGCCAATGACACCCTTTACGGCCTGGGGGCGGGCGTCTGGAGCCGCGATGCCAATACATGCTACCGCTTCGGTCGCAATATCCAGGCTGGGCGCGTCTGGACCAATTGCTACCACGCCTATCCCGCTCACGCAGCCTTCGGCGGCTACAAGCAATCGGGCATTGGCCGCGAGACCCATAAGATGATGCTGGACCATTATCAGCAGACCAAGAACATGCTGGTGAGTTACAGCCCCAAGGCCCTCGGCTTCTTCTAA
- a CDS encoding YcxB family protein has product MSVQEQVDWDIFDTLTVECQFFEKDIESGYKLYSRSKIKIRKILIYFFCYSALYYVAGILINGEQNDFDFVSFIFINLGFIFFLLSIVRIAGHRRVKAYFRAMPSANRPAKLGWDADGFYIATATSRIFYPWSDFQSWAEDKTVLALLFAAPMIIPLPKRALTDQQLAELKAHIQASTLPRAKLFPI; this is encoded by the coding sequence ATGTCTGTTCAGGAGCAGGTAGACTGGGATATTTTCGATACTCTGACAGTCGAATGTCAATTTTTTGAAAAAGACATTGAATCGGGATACAAGCTTTATTCGAGAAGTAAAATTAAAATCAGAAAAATATTAATATATTTTTTCTGCTATAGTGCATTGTATTATGTCGCGGGAATTTTGATTAACGGCGAGCAAAACGATTTCGATTTCGTCAGCTTTATTTTTATAAATCTTGGATTCATCTTTTTTCTATTATCCATCGTAAGGATAGCAGGTCATCGAAGAGTGAAAGCCTATTTTCGCGCAATGCCCTCTGCCAACCGTCCCGCCAAATTGGGCTGGGACGCGGATGGATTCTACATCGCCACTGCAACGAGTCGGATTTTCTATCCCTGGAGCGATTTCCAGTCCTGGGCCGAAGACAAAACGGTCCTCGCGCTACTGTTTGCGGCGCCAATGATAATCCCGTTGCCGAAACGCGCCCTGACAGACCAGCAACTGGCAGAACTCAAGGCTCATATTCAGGCGTCAACCTTGCCGAGAGCCAAATTGTTTCCGATTTGA
- a CDS encoding ribose-phosphate pyrophosphokinase — MKVFAGNSNRQLAEAVCKYLNVPLGKASVRRFADQEIFVEIQENVRGEDIFIVQSTSFPTNDHLMELLIMIDAFRRSSARRITAVIPYFGYARQDRRASGRTPISAKLVANLITEAGADRVLTLDLHAGQIQGFFDIPTDNLFAAPVLARDVKEHYDLANLMVVSPDVGGVVRARALAKRLDCLLAIVDKRRDRPGESEVMNIIGDVEGKDCILIDDIVDSGGTLCNAAEAMLNMGAASVTAYITHGVLSGGAVTRVTSSKLRELVITDSIQPTVAVQSAHNIRVLSTATLLGEAINRTSAEASVSSLFD; from the coding sequence ATGAAGGTCTTCGCAGGTAATTCGAACCGGCAACTTGCTGAAGCGGTCTGTAAATATCTCAATGTTCCCCTTGGAAAAGCCAGCGTTCGCCGCTTTGCGGACCAGGAAATCTTCGTGGAAATCCAGGAAAACGTCCGTGGCGAGGATATCTTCATCGTCCAGTCAACGTCCTTTCCCACAAATGACCACCTGATGGAACTGCTGATCATGATCGACGCCTTCCGCCGCTCCTCGGCGCGGCGGATCACAGCCGTCATTCCCTATTTCGGCTATGCCCGCCAGGATCGTCGCGCCTCGGGCCGCACACCGATCTCGGCAAAGCTGGTTGCCAACCTGATCACCGAGGCAGGCGCCGACCGCGTGTTGACGCTTGACCTGCATGCCGGCCAGATCCAGGGATTTTTCGATATCCCGACCGACAATCTTTTTGCAGCACCCGTCCTCGCCCGTGACGTCAAGGAGCACTACGACCTTGCCAATCTCATGGTCGTTTCACCTGATGTCGGCGGCGTGGTGCGTGCGCGTGCGCTTGCCAAGCGTCTGGACTGTCTTCTGGCCATCGTTGACAAGCGTCGCGATCGCCCAGGCGAATCCGAAGTGATGAACATCATCGGCGATGTCGAGGGCAAGGACTGTATTCTGATCGACGACATCGTCGATAGCGGCGGCACGCTCTGCAACGCGGCGGAAGCGATGCTGAACATGGGCGCAGCCAGCGTTACCGCCTATATTACCCATGGCGTGCTTTCGGGCGGTGCTGTCACCCGCGTCACCTCCTCCAAGCTGCGCGAACTGGTGATCACAGATTCCATCCAGCCGACAGTCGCAGTGCAATCAGCCCATAATATCCGGGTATTGAGCACCGCCACCCTGCTTGGCGAAGCCATCAACCGGACCAGCGCCGAAGCCTCGGTTTCCAGCCTGTTCGATTGA
- a CDS encoding DUF779 domain-containing protein, whose product MLDGEPRVVATQAAIDLIGEIRRDHPQILFHQSGGCCDGSSPMCYPVDDYIVGDTDVKLGEIDGVPFYIHQSQYEVWKHTQLIIDVVPGRGGMFSLDNGREKRFLTRSKLFGGEVCALPAR is encoded by the coding sequence ATTTTGGATGGTGAACCAAGGGTCGTCGCCACACAGGCGGCCATCGATTTGATCGGCGAGATCCGCCGGGATCATCCGCAGATCCTGTTTCATCAGTCCGGGGGCTGTTGCGATGGGTCATCGCCGATGTGTTATCCGGTGGATGATTATATCGTCGGGGATACCGATGTGAAGCTCGGCGAGATTGATGGCGTGCCCTTCTATATCCATCAAAGCCAATATGAAGTCTGGAAACACACTCAGTTGATTATCGATGTCGTGCCGGGGCGAGGGGGTATGTTTTCGTTGGATAATGGCCGCGAAAAGCGCTTTCTGACCCGCTCTAAGCTGTTTGGGGGTGAGGTCTGCGCCTTGCCTGCCCGCTAA
- the pth gene encoding aminoacyl-tRNA hydrolase — MIVLAGLGNPGSQYAGNRHNIGFMALDAIHRRHSFSPWSKKFKADIADGTLAGEKVLLIKPQTFMNLSGESVGEALRFYKLGAEQLVAIYDELDLLPGKARIKLGGGHGGHNGIKSLDAHCGLNYRRLRLGIGHPGDKSRVQAHVLGDFGKLDAEWLDPLLETLAENADMLVRGEDSQLMNKLALATGSKADEEKPKPAKPAKSHIHQARNGVQPKKLPETGPMAEMLKKMFGPKKD, encoded by the coding sequence ATGATCGTTCTTGCAGGGCTTGGCAATCCCGGCTCCCAATATGCCGGCAACCGCCACAATATCGGCTTCATGGCGCTCGACGCCATCCATCGCCGCCACAGCTTTTCGCCCTGGTCGAAGAAATTCAAGGCCGATATTGCCGATGGCACGCTGGCGGGCGAGAAAGTGCTGCTGATCAAGCCGCAGACCTTCATGAACCTGTCAGGCGAATCGGTCGGCGAGGCGCTGCGCTTCTACAAGCTTGGAGCGGAACAGCTGGTGGCGATCTATGACGAGCTGGATCTTCTGCCCGGCAAGGCCCGCATCAAGCTGGGCGGCGGCCATGGCGGCCATAATGGCATCAAATCGCTGGATGCCCATTGCGGCCTGAACTACCGCCGCCTGCGGCTCGGCATCGGCCATCCCGGCGATAAATCTCGGGTCCAGGCGCATGTGCTGGGCGATTTCGGCAAGCTCGACGCTGAATGGCTGGATCCACTGCTGGAGACGCTGGCCGAAAACGCTGACATGCTGGTGCGCGGTGAAGACAGCCAGTTGATGAACAAACTGGCGCTTGCGACAGGCAGCAAAGCAGACGAGGAAAAGCCCAAGCCCGCCAAACCGGCCAAATCCCACATTCATCAGGCTCGCAATGGCGTGCAGCCGAAAAAGCTGCCGGAAACCGGCCCGATGGCTGAGATGTTGAAGAAGATGTTTGGGCCGAAGAAGGATTAG
- a CDS encoding helix-turn-helix domain-containing protein has product MSVGYKHADTVYSTALQGSKAASSPIAASWRRCLDVHGLDPEQAAMPRTLDAAAFRDVRQRMDHLIAASAEELDRLFSTVGRSGCCLVLADSHGVVLERRSAAGDDGDFRRLGLWQQTEWSEASVGTNGIGTALADERPVIIHRDQHFLSANIALSCTTAPIRDHRGQIAAALDISTCRHDVTDLSMTILAQAVRDAALRVEVNLFRMAFAGARIVMIPTVANPTALLAVDGDDLVLGATRAARLALQIDDQAIAAGLPAADALKEKRGEEGDDLHEAERAALRRVLSRTKGNVSQAAQLLGISRATLHRKMKRFNIH; this is encoded by the coding sequence ATGAGCGTCGGTTATAAACATGCCGATACGGTCTATTCGACCGCGTTGCAGGGATCGAAGGCGGCCAGTTCGCCGATTGCCGCCTCCTGGCGGCGCTGCCTTGATGTCCATGGGCTAGACCCTGAACAGGCGGCCATGCCGCGGACCCTGGACGCGGCGGCTTTCCGTGATGTGCGCCAGCGTATGGATCACCTGATTGCCGCCAGCGCCGAGGAATTGGACCGGCTGTTTTCGACGGTCGGGCGCTCCGGCTGTTGCCTGGTGCTGGCTGACAGCCATGGTGTGGTGCTGGAACGCCGCAGTGCTGCGGGCGATGACGGTGATTTTCGCAGGCTTGGCCTTTGGCAGCAGACGGAATGGAGTGAGGCCAGCGTCGGCACCAATGGCATCGGCACGGCGCTGGCTGACGAGCGCCCGGTCATCATTCACCGCGACCAGCATTTTCTCTCTGCCAATATCGCGCTGAGTTGCACCACGGCGCCAATCCGCGACCATCGCGGCCAGATTGCCGCCGCACTCGACATTTCCACCTGCCGCCATGATGTGACGGATCTGTCGATGACCATCCTCGCCCAAGCGGTGCGTGATGCAGCACTCCGTGTTGAGGTCAACCTCTTTCGCATGGCCTTTGCGGGTGCGCGCATCGTCATGATCCCCACGGTCGCCAATCCCACGGCACTTTTGGCCGTTGACGGTGACGATCTGGTGTTGGGCGCGACGCGAGCAGCGCGGTTGGCGTTGCAGATCGACGATCAGGCCATCGCCGCCGGCCTGCCCGCCGCTGATGCCCTGAAGGAAAAACGCGGGGAAGAGGGGGATGATCTGCATGAAGCCGAACGGGCGGCGTTGCGCCGGGTTCTGTCGCGTACCAAAGGCAATGTCTCCCAGGCAGCGCAATTGCTGGGCATCAGCCGGGCGACCCTGCATCGCAAGATGAAGCGTTTTAATATCCACTAG